Genomic segment of Nostoc sp. TCL240-02:
GCGATCGGAGTCTTTCCTCATCGCCGAGATGCAGAAGCAGCACTCACAGAATTACGAGATGCAGGTTTTCCCTTAAGTAGAGTCTCCATCATCGCCAAAAATACAGACGGTCAGGGGATCGCTGGTGTAGATGTAGATAGAAATGTTGGAACAGGTAATAAAGCGGACGATGGTGCTAAAACTGGAGCAGCTACAGGCGGTGTTCTAGGCGGCTTGACTGGCTTATTAGTAGGTCTTGGAACTCTAGCAATTCCTGGAGTTGGACCTGTGATTGCTGGTGGCGCAGTAGCAACAGCTTTGGCCACAACCTTAGCTGGTGGTGCAATCGGTGCAGCTGCTGGCGGTATTGTTGGCGCACTGGTTGGCTTGGGAATTCCTGAAGACAGAGCGCGGGTATATAGCGATCGCTTCCAAAGAGGCGACTACTTGGTAATTATCGATGGTACGGAAGCTGAAATCCACCAAGCTGAAGCGATTCTCAACCGTCGAGGTATTGAAGAATTTGCTATTTATGATGCCACTGATTTAGGCGAACATCGACCAGGTTCTGACCGAGTAATCCATCATGACACAGCAGTAGCCAATCCCATTCACCCCAATCATTCAACAGAGCCTCATATTAACGATCCTGCTGTAGTCATTGTTGACCGTCGTGATGAAACACTTTAATCCAAAGTAGTTTTCACTGATACTAATTACACACAATTGCAAGACCAATAATTCAAAAACTTGCTCCTCACTTCACGGTAAAAATCAACAAATTTCACTTTCCGATTGCGAATTAAATCTATGAAAAAGCTAACCCCCTTCTTAATTAGCACCCTTTTAGTTTTTGGTGTTGCTGCTTGTGATAACGCTTCTAAAACAAGCGAATCTGCACCGAATAATCCTAATGAAGCTCCACAATCACCAAGTGTACAGACAACAGAAGCTTCTCAAAAAGACGCACAAAGTGAAACTCGCAGAAGACAACTTGATTCTGATATCCGAGCCCGCGAACAGCGCAATAATACCACTGGTGGCGATACAGATAGAGCTAAAGGTGACTTAGCAAGTGAAGTTCGATCCAAGTTAGAGGCAAACATACCCAAGGGTCAACTAACAGTTGATGCCACAAAGGATGGAGTTGTGACTGTCGGAGGAACTGTTAACAATCAGCAAGAGTTGGCTAAAATTGAAACTTTAGCTAAAGAAATCAAAGGTGTGAAAAGTGTAGTTGTTAAAACAACTGTTGCCCCACCAACAAGGTAAGTAGCTAACAATAAATCCGAGTGAGTAGGTAGAGAAAAATCAATTTATATTTTCCTACTCAACCTTAATGGTCAGTTATACTTATTGCTGACCATTAATAATTGACAACTGACGACTTTAATGATTATATTTATTGATGCTCAGTTCAGTTACAGAAACTTTTGTAATAATTGAAAAACTATGGAAACCGAACAACAGCAACGTGAATCCATCAATACTTCAATACCACAAAGTGTGCTAGCACTTGAAGGTGTAGATGCAAATTTGCCAAAGTTACCGCCAGCATCGGAACCGGAATCTCAATGGCAGCAAATTAGCAGACAAGTTTCTCAATTTTTGCAGAAACTACCCGACTACTTAGGTAGCTTTTTTCAGGACTATAAGCAGCCTCTAATAACTGTTGCTTTAATTTTAGCTGCCATT
This window contains:
- a CDS encoding CAAD domain-containing protein; this translates as METEQQQRESINTSIPQSVLALEGVDANLPKLPPASEPESQWQQISRQVSQFLQKLPDYLGSFFQDYKQPLITVALILAAIVTAKLVLALLDAINDIPLLSPLFELVGIGYASWFIFRYLLKASTRQELADEIQSLKNQFVGE
- a CDS encoding histidine kinase; amino-acid sequence: MVVGVHKRAVGVFSNRRDVEHALHELKKVGFDMNRVSVITQDGDREDIAGAEVRDRVGDKSDEGAKVGAATGGALGGLTGLLVGLGTLAIPGIGPIMLAGAAATTLATTLAGAGIGAVAGSLLGALIGLGIPEERARVYDERVRRGHYLVILDGTDTEIARAEAILHQRGVEEFGIYDNPDARNADYVAPTHNVNVAHSGVARRAIGVFPHRRDAEAALTELRDAGFPLSRVSIIAKNTDGQGIAGVDVDRNVGTGNKADDGAKTGAATGGVLGGLTGLLVGLGTLAIPGVGPVIAGGAVATALATTLAGGAIGAAAGGIVGALVGLGIPEDRARVYSDRFQRGDYLVIIDGTEAEIHQAEAILNRRGIEEFAIYDATDLGEHRPGSDRVIHHDTAVANPIHPNHSTEPHINDPAVVIVDRRDETL
- a CDS encoding BON domain-containing protein — encoded protein: MKKLTPFLISTLLVFGVAACDNASKTSESAPNNPNEAPQSPSVQTTEASQKDAQSETRRRQLDSDIRAREQRNNTTGGDTDRAKGDLASEVRSKLEANIPKGQLTVDATKDGVVTVGGTVNNQQELAKIETLAKEIKGVKSVVVKTTVAPPTR